TGTTCTGTAACTTTAGCTACACTATCGTAAATGCcatctattaaaatttttccattCGCATCAACCAATGTATTTAATAGGTAAATCAGGTCTGGTACTGCTTCATACACAATACCACCAAATGTACCACTGTGGAGATCTTTGTCAGCACAAGTTATTTCCACATTAAAGTAACAGATACCTCTTAAACCATATGTAATACAGGGTTTTGTGGTGCCCAACCAGTAATTGTCAGATATGCATACATAATCCACTCCTTGCAAAAATGTATCTTTACGTGCCCAAAGAAGTTCATCTAAGCCTTCGCTACCACTTTCTTCCATACCCTCAAAAACAAACTTTAATCAAAGAAGATTTAATAAAGGAgataatattaaaagattattgaattatttataatctAAATCACCTTAAGATTAACAGGGATATCAACTCCAATAGCTTTGTAAGCTTGCAATGCATGTATCCAACATAGTACAGGACCTTTATCATCTGTACTTCCTCGACCAAATAATTTTCCATCTTTTTCAACAAGAGTAAATGGTTCTGTGTCCCAACCATCTGTTTTTAATGCAGGTTGAACATCTAAATGTCCATACAAAAGAACGGTCCTTTTCTTTGGATTAGATCCAAGAGTTCCTAATAAAATGGGTGGCAAAGGGATCTGAGTTCCATCTGGAAGAGTTTGTTTTCCTATATCTGCTAATTCTGTAGTAGCACCAAGATTTTTTAATCTGACTTCTGCCCATTTTATCATTTTagttatttcatttctatGATCCGGCCATGCTGAGACAGATTTTATAGCTACTGCTTCctttaaattattgatatattctACTTTATGATTATCAATGTAACTGAAAACcaaataaaagtataataattaaacatgaaatatcaaaatattatgttatacaatgaatataaaaatacgGCGTATATTTAAAGTGGGCGTGTATATAGATATATAGATTCATAAGTACACATATACTGttcatatgtatatataatatattaatacttttaattacctaaataaatttttcagtGCAGGTGGAAGTTCTGATGCCATTCTTTTATCTATTATCAAAGAGTAATACGAA
This region of Osmia bicornis bicornis chromosome 5, iOsmBic2.1, whole genome shotgun sequence genomic DNA includes:
- the LOC114878059 gene encoding cytosolic non-specific dipeptidase isoform X1 gives rise to the protein MYLSVQCLIICIVIYILFKTKFFKFCKHKYLEIPSTIYRENILSLKWIGPRYFSYYSLIIDKRMASELPPALKNLFSYIDNHKVEYINNLKEAVAIKSVSAWPDHRNEITKMIKWAEVRLKNLGATTELADIGKQTLPDGTQIPLPPILLGTLGSNPKKRTVLLYGHLDVQPALKTDGWDTEPFTLVEKDGKLFGRGSTDDKGPVLCWIHALQAYKAIGVDIPVNLKFVFEGMEESGSEGLDELLWARKDTFLQGVDYVCISDNYWLGTTKPCITYGLRGICYFNVEITCADKDLHSGTFGGIVYEAVPDLIYLLNTLVDANGKILIDGIYDSVAKVTEQELESYKKIEFDVADLKQSVGAKKLAHNEDKIQLLMHRWRQPSLSLHGIEGAFSEPGAKTVIPKKVIGKFSIRIVPNMTPEETMEKVKAHINKHWAVRGSPNTMNVIMGHSGKSWTENPDHPHYMAGRKATKHVYKVDPDLSREGGSIPVTLTFQEVTGKNVLLLPVGAGDDGAHSQNEKLNIRNYIEGTKLLGAYLYEVSQLA
- the LOC114878059 gene encoding cytosolic non-specific dipeptidase isoform X2, whose protein sequence is MASELPPALKNLFSYIDNHKVEYINNLKEAVAIKSVSAWPDHRNEITKMIKWAEVRLKNLGATTELADIGKQTLPDGTQIPLPPILLGTLGSNPKKRTVLLYGHLDVQPALKTDGWDTEPFTLVEKDGKLFGRGSTDDKGPVLCWIHALQAYKAIGVDIPVNLKFVFEGMEESGSEGLDELLWARKDTFLQGVDYVCISDNYWLGTTKPCITYGLRGICYFNVEITCADKDLHSGTFGGIVYEAVPDLIYLLNTLVDANGKILIDGIYDSVAKVTEQELESYKKIEFDVADLKQSVGAKKLAHNEDKIQLLMHRWRQPSLSLHGIEGAFSEPGAKTVIPKKVIGKFSIRIVPNMTPEETMEKVKAHINKHWAVRGSPNTMNVIMGHSGKSWTENPDHPHYMAGRKATKHVYKVDPDLSREGGSIPVTLTFQEVTGKNVLLLPVGAGDDGAHSQNEKLNIRNYIEGTKLLGAYLYEVSQLA